A window from Gallus gallus isolate bGalGal1 chromosome 5, bGalGal1.mat.broiler.GRCg7b, whole genome shotgun sequence encodes these proteins:
- the DEGS2 gene encoding sphingolipid delta(4)-desaturase/C4-monooxygenase DES2 — MGNRVTRGDFEWVYTEQPHTQRRKEILAKYPRIKALMGPDPHLKWIVSGMVFMQFLACYLVKDLSWKWILFWAYAFGGCINHSLTLAIHDISHNVAFGNKQAKWNRWFAVFANLPVGVPYSASFKKYHIDHHRYLGGDSLDVDIPTDFEGWFFCTPLRKLLWLFLQPLFYSLRPLYVNPKAITQMEIFNALVQFSVDFIIFYLWGLKPIIYLIAGTILCMGLHPISGHFIAEHYMFLKGYETYSYYGPLNWLTFNVGYHMEHHDFPSIPGSKLPMVKKIAAEYYDNLPYHQSWIRVLWDFVFDDSIGPYSRVKRKCKLAKES; from the exons ATGGGGAATCGTGTCACTCGCGGGGACTTCGAGTGGGTCTATACCGAGCAGCCCCACACGCAGCGCAGGAAGGAGATCCTGG caAAATATCCAAGGATCAAGGCTCTGATGGGACCAGATCCACATTTGAAATGGATTGTATCTGGAATGGTTTTCATGCAGTTTCTAGCATGCTATCTGGTGAAAGACTTATCTTGGAAATGGATTCTCTTCTGGGCTTATGCTTTTGGGGGTTGCATCAACCATTCATTGACCCTAGCCATCCATGATATTTCACACAATGTCGCCTTTGGGAACAAGCAGGCCAAGTGGAACCGATGGTTTGCAGTCTTTGCCAACTTGCCAGTTGGTGTCCCTTACTCTGCTTCCTTCAAGAAATACCACATAGACCACCATCGGTACCTTGGTGGGGACAGCCTGGATGTGGACATTCCTACAGATTTTGAAGGCTGGTTCTTCTGTACGCCACTTCGGAAACTGCTTTGGCTCTTCCTCCAACCTCTATTCTACAGTCTGAGACCACTGTATGTGAACCCCAAAGCAATTACACAGATGGAAATATTTAATGCCCTTGTGCAGTTTTCTgtagattttattattttctatctttgGGGACTCAAACCTATTATTTACTTAATAGCAGGTACAATTCTTTGCATGGGCTTACATCCCATATCTGGGCACTTCATAGCAGAACACTACATGTTCTTAAAAGGATATGAGACATATTCTTATTATGGACCTCTGAACTGGCTCACCTTTAATGTGGGCTATCACATGGAGCACCATGATTTCCCCAGCATTCCTGGAAGCAAGTTGCCAATG GTGAAGAAGATTGCAGCAGAATACTATGACAACCTCCCTTACCACCAGTCCTGGATCCGAGTCCTGTGGGACTTTGTATTTGATGACAGTATCGGTCCTTACTCAAGggttaagagaaaatgcaaactgGCAAAAGAAAGCTAA